Proteins co-encoded in one Nonlabens agnitus genomic window:
- a CDS encoding N(4)-(beta-N-acetylglucosaminyl)-L-asparaginase: MKRRNFIATSIKGSLALSMGIQLLACKTPKMTKQKINPIAICTWGFVSANETAGKALDAGMNALDASIVGVAVEEENIKNTTVGKGGAPDREGNVTLDATVMDHTGNCGAVVCVEDYTNVAAIAKKVMTETPHVMLAGKGAEEFAEKQGFKKENLLTESSENAYREWLKTSQYKPIINIENHDTIGMVCMDGNGDISGACSTSGLSYKMKGRVGDSPIIGAGLFIDNEIGGAAATGMGEEIMKSVGSFLIVELMRNGMSPQKACEEAVMRTIRKNSGYKDFQVAYIAMNKKGETGSFCIHKGFSMMEYREGTNRQIPSSYYLKD; encoded by the coding sequence TTGAAAAGAAGAAACTTTATAGCCACCAGTATCAAGGGTAGCCTAGCGTTGAGCATGGGCATCCAATTATTAGCTTGTAAAACACCCAAAATGACAAAACAAAAAATAAATCCCATAGCCATTTGCACTTGGGGATTTGTATCTGCAAATGAGACAGCTGGAAAAGCACTGGATGCTGGAATGAATGCCCTAGATGCATCCATTGTAGGCGTGGCAGTAGAAGAGGAAAATATCAAAAACACCACCGTTGGCAAAGGTGGCGCTCCAGACCGTGAGGGAAATGTGACTCTTGACGCCACCGTTATGGATCATACCGGTAATTGCGGCGCTGTAGTTTGTGTAGAAGATTATACCAACGTAGCGGCAATAGCAAAAAAAGTCATGACTGAAACTCCTCACGTCATGCTGGCAGGCAAAGGAGCCGAAGAATTTGCCGAAAAGCAAGGATTCAAAAAAGAAAACCTGCTAACGGAATCTTCAGAGAATGCCTATAGGGAATGGTTAAAAACCAGCCAGTACAAGCCCATCATTAACATTGAGAACCACGACACCATAGGCATGGTGTGTATGGATGGCAACGGCGATATTTCTGGTGCCTGTTCCACCTCTGGATTATCCTATAAAATGAAAGGTCGTGTGGGCGACTCTCCTATCATAGGTGCTGGTTTGTTCATCGATAATGAAATAGGTGGTGCGGCCGCCACTGGAATGGGTGAAGAGATCATGAAGTCTGTGGGCAGCTTTTTGATAGTAGAATTGATGCGTAACGGCATGAGTCCGCAGAAAGCTTGTGAAGAAGCTGTAATGAGAACCATACGCAAAAATTCAGGCTATAAAGATTTCCAGGTGGCCTACATCGCCATGAACAAAAAAGGCGAGACAGGCTCCTTCTGCATCCATAAAGGCTTTTCTATGATGGAATATCGTGAGGGTACAAATCGTCAGATTCCTTCCTCATATTATCTAAAAGATTGA
- a CDS encoding GH92 family glycosyl hydrolase, which produces MKYGKLCLIAMFLAWFISCDKTEDPSEAIAAKPVTEYVNPFVGTDGHGHTYPGATMPYGMMQLSPDTRLEGWDGCSGYHYSDDKIYGFSHTHLSGTGVSDYGDVLLMPTNQPILNNGADGQKGYRSTFSHEKEEASPGYYSVHLDDTNIEVELTVSRRSGMHRYQYPDSTNQFLILDLEHRDKLLEHELNLESATEVSGKRFSSAWASKQMLYYYIQTSHPIKNWDQDAGDSPTKRALEFENPNNEPVIIKIGISAVDVDGAKNNLKEEIGVKSFEDVRQEATTAWEKELSKIIVEDSDEEKVSTFYTALYHTMLAPNLYQDVDGRYRGMDLEIHQTKDFDYYTVFSLWDTYRAAHPLYTIIDQKRTNDYINTFTAKYDEGGIMPIWDLSGNYTGCMIGYHAVPVIADAYLKGIRNYDIDTAFEAMKHSAMQDHLGLKSYKELGFIPVEEESESVSKTLEYAYDDWTIAQMAKALGAKADYEAFIKRAQNYKNLYNPETGFFQGRYRNTWFSPFDPFEVNFNYTEANAWQYSMYVPQDINGHIKLMGGEANYEAHLDKLFTAARETSGRNQADITGLIGQYAHGNEPSHHMAYLYNYVGKASKTQEKVHEILTTLYSNTPDGISGNEDCGQMSAWYVLSSLGFYPVTPASNQYAIGSPLFDKATIHFENGTSLTIKKNGSGKYIDAMYMDEDPNDWVNSRSHNTAFITHEQLMAGGFWEFDMSTVPDSWGSSLYQTLTTRITNNSIVTPPFIKKGDITFPNQTEIVLETTSSNQDIYYSLNGERFIRYDSAITIANSQLLKTYSVYKGIHSDTIQTDFYKYDADRSVTLNYQFANEYSAGGKNALIDGLKGTRDYRSGAWQGIKNQDLDIMVDLGSLKSVNEVSINFLKEQRSWIFYPQDVEIMLLDSKQEVITSKTIELPETGREEVSEIYTANSSFEKMAARYVKVVAANYGALPEWHLGFPMKGTAWIFVDEITIE; this is translated from the coding sequence ATGAAATACGGCAAGCTGTGTTTGATAGCCATGTTTTTGGCTTGGTTCATTTCCTGCGACAAAACTGAAGATCCTAGCGAGGCCATCGCCGCAAAACCTGTAACGGAATATGTGAATCCGTTTGTGGGAACTGACGGTCATGGGCACACCTATCCTGGCGCCACGATGCCTTATGGGATGATGCAATTAAGTCCAGATACACGGCTGGAAGGTTGGGACGGCTGCAGCGGCTACCATTACAGCGATGATAAGATCTATGGTTTTTCCCATACGCATCTGAGTGGTACTGGCGTGAGCGACTATGGCGACGTGCTTTTAATGCCCACCAACCAGCCCATTTTAAACAATGGCGCCGATGGACAGAAAGGATACCGCTCTACCTTTTCTCATGAAAAAGAAGAAGCGAGTCCTGGATACTACAGCGTCCATCTGGATGACACCAATATTGAAGTGGAACTGACCGTATCGCGCAGAAGCGGCATGCATCGCTACCAATATCCAGATAGCACGAATCAATTTCTGATTTTGGACCTGGAACATCGTGATAAATTGTTGGAGCATGAATTGAATCTTGAGTCTGCAACAGAGGTTTCTGGAAAAAGATTCTCCAGCGCCTGGGCGAGTAAGCAGATGCTGTATTATTATATTCAAACCTCGCATCCCATAAAAAACTGGGATCAAGATGCAGGTGATTCACCCACGAAGCGAGCGCTAGAGTTTGAGAATCCAAATAACGAACCGGTAATTATTAAAATAGGAATTTCTGCAGTTGATGTAGATGGAGCAAAGAATAACCTAAAAGAGGAAATTGGAGTAAAGTCCTTTGAGGATGTACGCCAGGAAGCGACGACGGCTTGGGAAAAAGAACTCTCTAAAATCATTGTGGAAGATAGCGATGAGGAAAAAGTCAGCACCTTCTATACAGCGTTGTATCATACCATGCTGGCTCCAAATCTTTATCAAGATGTAGATGGTCGTTACCGAGGCATGGATCTAGAGATTCATCAAACCAAAGATTTTGATTACTATACCGTTTTCTCTTTGTGGGACACCTATCGAGCCGCTCATCCGTTATACACGATTATTGATCAAAAAAGAACCAACGATTATATCAACACCTTTACGGCAAAATATGATGAAGGCGGCATCATGCCTATCTGGGATCTTAGCGGTAATTACACAGGTTGTATGATAGGCTACCATGCTGTTCCTGTTATTGCAGATGCCTACCTCAAAGGAATCAGGAATTATGATATCGACACGGCCTTTGAAGCCATGAAGCACAGTGCAATGCAGGATCATTTAGGTTTGAAATCTTATAAAGAATTAGGCTTCATACCTGTGGAAGAAGAAAGTGAGTCGGTTTCCAAAACCCTAGAATATGCCTACGATGATTGGACCATTGCCCAAATGGCAAAGGCGTTAGGTGCCAAAGCAGACTATGAAGCTTTCATTAAACGAGCGCAGAACTATAAAAATCTATACAATCCAGAAACTGGCTTTTTTCAAGGTCGCTACAGAAATACGTGGTTTTCACCATTTGATCCTTTTGAAGTCAATTTTAATTATACTGAGGCCAATGCCTGGCAATATTCCATGTATGTGCCACAAGATATCAATGGACACATAAAGCTAATGGGTGGCGAGGCTAATTATGAAGCACATCTAGATAAACTATTTACCGCTGCTCGTGAAACCTCTGGTCGCAACCAAGCAGACATTACCGGCCTCATCGGGCAATATGCGCACGGCAACGAGCCCAGCCATCATATGGCCTATTTATATAATTATGTTGGTAAAGCCTCAAAGACTCAAGAAAAAGTTCATGAAATCTTGACCACTTTATACTCCAATACACCTGACGGAATTTCCGGCAATGAAGATTGCGGTCAAATGAGTGCCTGGTATGTATTGAGCTCGCTAGGATTTTATCCGGTAACTCCAGCCAGTAATCAGTATGCCATAGGATCTCCCTTATTTGATAAGGCTACGATTCATTTTGAAAATGGAACATCGTTGACCATCAAGAAAAACGGTAGCGGAAAATATATTGACGCCATGTATATGGACGAAGACCCGAATGATTGGGTTAATAGCAGATCACATAATACTGCTTTTATTACTCACGAACAGTTAATGGCTGGTGGGTTTTGGGAATTTGATATGTCAACCGTTCCAGATTCTTGGGGTAGTTCGCTTTATCAAACACTAACGACCAGAATCACAAATAACTCAATTGTAACGCCACCGTTCATCAAAAAAGGTGACATCACTTTTCCTAATCAAACGGAGATAGTACTGGAAACTACCAGCTCAAATCAGGATATATATTATTCACTCAACGGTGAGCGATTTATCAGATATGATTCTGCCATCACTATTGCTAACTCCCAACTTCTAAAAACCTACTCGGTTTATAAAGGCATTCATAGCGACACGATACAAACAGACTTTTACAAATATGATGCAGATCGATCTGTGACTCTTAATTATCAATTTGCTAATGAATATAGCGCAGGCGGCAAGAATGCTTTGATTGATGGTTTAAAGGGAACTAGAGATTACCGTTCTGGCGCCTGGCAGGGTATTAAAAATCAAGATCTTGATATTATGGTAGATCTTGGATCACTAAAGAGCGTCAACGAGGTGAGTATCAATTTTCTGAAAGAACAAAGAAGTTGGATATTCTACCCGCAAGATGTGGAGATAATGCTGCTGGATTCCAAACAAGAAGTTATTACTTCAAAAACAATAGAACTGCCTGAAACAGGAAGGGAAGAAGTTAGCGAGATCTATACTGCAAATAGTTCTTTTGAAAAAATGGCTGCAAGGTATGTAAAGGTTGTGGCCGCCAACTACGGTGCGTTACCAGAGTGGCATCTGGGTTTTCCCATGAAAGGAACGGCCTGGATATTTGTTGACGAAATCACTATTGAATAA
- a CDS encoding SDR family NAD(P)-dependent oxidoreductase has protein sequence MDLKLQGKTALVTGSTKGIGKAIAQKLLEEGATVILHGSSQDSVDKSKSAFSTYEKVSFMPADFADVNSINTFIEKLPEIDILVNNLGIFGGKEFPDITDEDWMSFFEINVMSGVRLSRALFPKMMEKNENGRIIFISSESALNIPEGMIHYGMTKTAQLSISRGLAKLTKGSTVTVNSVLPGPTYSDGVQDMLDDMSDDGSHDREKMEQHFFNEERPSSLIQRFTDPIEIANMVAYVASPLSSATNGASLRAEGGIVDFI, from the coding sequence ATGGACTTAAAGCTACAAGGGAAAACAGCACTCGTCACAGGATCCACTAAAGGAATAGGAAAAGCCATCGCTCAAAAACTATTGGAAGAAGGTGCCACGGTAATCTTGCACGGTAGTAGTCAGGATTCCGTGGATAAGAGTAAAAGTGCTTTTAGCACCTATGAAAAGGTAAGCTTCATGCCAGCCGATTTTGCCGACGTCAATTCTATCAATACCTTCATTGAAAAACTGCCCGAAATTGACATTCTTGTCAATAACCTGGGCATTTTTGGCGGTAAAGAATTTCCAGACATTACTGATGAAGACTGGATGTCTTTTTTTGAAATCAATGTCATGAGTGGTGTGCGTTTGAGTCGTGCCCTATTTCCCAAGATGATGGAGAAAAACGAAAATGGCCGGATTATATTTATAAGCAGTGAGAGCGCTCTCAATATTCCCGAAGGAATGATTCATTATGGAATGACTAAAACAGCGCAACTCTCCATCTCAAGAGGACTTGCTAAACTCACTAAAGGTTCTACCGTAACGGTAAATAGCGTGTTGCCTGGACCTACATATTCCGACGGTGTTCAAGACATGCTGGACGACATGAGCGATGATGGAAGTCACGATAGAGAAAAAATGGAACAGCATTTTTTCAATGAAGAGCGACCGTCCAGTTTGATACAGCGTTTTACAGATCCTATAGAAATAGCAAATATGGTGGCATATGTGGCCAGTCCATTATCAAGCGCCACCAACGGTGCATCCTTAAGAGCAGAAGGTGGAATCGTCGATTTTATCTAA
- a CDS encoding FAD:protein FMN transferase: MKYLAVISFLFLLSSCKKTDQDLSATTQELYGNAIGTTYSIKYFANETKDLEPKVDSLIDLFNQSMSTWVPDSKINQINAGKDSVAVGKEFKEVFDFAQEIYRKTDGYFDPTVGNLVNAYGFGADGKKEKVPQDYQIDSLLQYVGFYKLDMVPAGKEDQYFVESSHSGIYLEFNAIAKGTLVDYIARMLENHGITDYLVEVGGEVTAAGINLEKQQEWSVGIDDPTQVAGQRELVTAVKLKDKAMAGSGNYRKFKIDQESGKEYVHTVNPLTGKAVPSEVLGVNVIAENCTLADGYATAFMAMPLEKSRRLLPNLPEIEVLIMYMGTDGKLKFETTPGFNQYVKQPIL, translated from the coding sequence ATGAAATATCTAGCAGTAATATCGTTTTTGTTTCTTTTGAGTTCGTGTAAAAAGACCGATCAGGACCTTTCTGCCACTACACAAGAGTTATACGGCAACGCCATAGGCACGACTTATTCTATCAAGTACTTTGCTAATGAGACCAAGGATCTAGAGCCTAAAGTAGATAGTCTGATTGATCTTTTTAATCAAAGTATGTCCACTTGGGTTCCAGATTCCAAAATCAACCAGATCAATGCAGGAAAGGATAGTGTAGCTGTAGGAAAGGAATTCAAGGAAGTCTTTGACTTTGCCCAAGAAATCTACCGCAAAACCGACGGCTATTTTGATCCAACTGTAGGGAATCTAGTGAATGCCTACGGCTTTGGCGCTGACGGCAAAAAGGAGAAAGTCCCGCAAGATTATCAAATCGATAGTTTGTTGCAATACGTGGGTTTTTACAAGCTGGATATGGTACCTGCCGGAAAAGAAGACCAGTACTTTGTGGAAAGCAGCCATAGTGGTATTTATCTGGAATTCAATGCGATTGCAAAAGGCACTCTGGTAGATTATATCGCCAGAATGCTAGAGAATCACGGTATCACAGATTACTTGGTAGAAGTTGGTGGCGAGGTCACCGCTGCGGGAATCAACCTTGAGAAGCAACAAGAGTGGAGTGTAGGCATTGATGATCCCACACAAGTAGCTGGCCAGAGAGAACTCGTCACTGCGGTCAAACTAAAAGATAAGGCCATGGCCGGCAGTGGCAATTACCGCAAGTTCAAGATTGATCAGGAATCTGGCAAGGAGTACGTGCATACGGTGAATCCTTTGACAGGCAAGGCAGTTCCCAGTGAGGTGCTAGGTGTCAATGTAATTGCAGAAAACTGTACGCTGGCAGATGGTTATGCCACCGCATTTATGGCGATGCCACTAGAAAAATCCAGAAGACTGCTACCAAATCTTCCTGAAATTGAAGTCCTGATCATGTATATGGGAACCGACGGCAAGCTCAAGTTTGAGACGACGCCAGGATTCAATCAGTACGTGAAACAACCTATTTTGTAA
- a CDS encoding class I SAM-dependent methyltransferase, protein MKKLFKFFLNLIPRPWLISASYAVRPLLAWWYRGDRYEDPIDGKKFRSFLPYGYGKVRENVLSPSTLSLERHRLLWLYLQRETTLFSAPTKLLHFAPEQCFYHRFRESELIQYTTTDLNSPLADVQADICNLPFEDNAFDMILCNHVLEHIPYDATAMKELYRVLKSGGKAIFQVPLENDRAKTFEDDSITDRAERARIFGQYDHVRIYGMDYFDRLREIGFNVEACDYTKTLTPEKIDYYRLAAGELIPVVTK, encoded by the coding sequence GTGAAAAAACTATTCAAATTCTTTCTCAACTTGATACCACGGCCATGGTTGATCAGTGCGAGTTATGCCGTGCGGCCTTTACTTGCCTGGTGGTATCGTGGTGATCGCTATGAAGATCCTATTGACGGGAAGAAATTCCGCAGTTTTTTACCCTATGGGTATGGCAAGGTGCGCGAGAATGTACTGTCACCTTCTACTCTATCACTAGAGCGCCACCGGTTGTTATGGCTGTATTTGCAGCGAGAAACGACTTTGTTTTCTGCACCTACTAAGCTGCTTCATTTTGCACCAGAGCAATGTTTTTATCATCGCTTTCGCGAAAGCGAACTCATTCAATACACTACTACAGATCTTAATTCACCACTGGCAGATGTTCAAGCAGATATCTGCAACCTGCCATTTGAGGATAACGCATTTGACATGATTTTATGTAATCATGTCCTGGAACATATTCCTTATGATGCGACGGCCATGAAAGAATTGTATCGCGTTCTCAAATCTGGCGGCAAGGCCATTTTTCAGGTACCGCTGGAAAATGATCGCGCCAAAACTTTTGAGGACGATTCCATCACAGATCGCGCAGAACGTGCGCGCATTTTTGGTCAATACGATCACGTACGCATCTATGGGATGGATTATTTTGATCGCCTGCGCGAGATTGGTTTCAACGTAGAAGCTTGTGATTACACCAAAACTTTAACGCCAGAAAAGATCGATTATTACCGGCTGGCGGCTGGCGAACTCATTCCCGTCGTTACAAAATAG
- a CDS encoding DUF6268 family outer membrane beta-barrel protein, with the protein MRNLLFFIAVLFTASFSNAQDYFDLFKYSYNYADLGNIDPETEVDTEVSNTNIEFYFPYPISAKTTIIGGFTYENTRLGLQYNADRSNLIMTRLNLGVKQNHGNKWSGTYVFLPKFASDFAGSLDSPDLQLGGLALFEKRYSSSYSLKFGSYVSTEQFGTTITPLVGLWYKSENDKFYINATLPIRTDVNYNFTEDFSLGANLVTSIKAYNLQETDSQFYVQEESIRFGLYAAYAFFDNTMILRGKVGYDTTDYGLYNQGDTVGAQILTFQVSGDDRTRLNTEFDSSIFFGLDLIWRTDL; encoded by the coding sequence ATGAGAAATCTTCTATTCTTCATTGCAGTGCTCTTCACAGCAAGTTTTTCTAACGCTCAGGATTATTTTGACCTATTCAAGTACTCCTATAATTATGCTGATTTAGGTAATATTGACCCAGAAACAGAGGTGGATACCGAGGTGAGCAATACCAACATTGAATTTTACTTTCCTTATCCTATATCTGCAAAGACGACCATCATTGGTGGTTTTACTTATGAGAATACAAGATTGGGTTTACAGTATAATGCAGATAGAAGTAATCTTATCATGACACGTCTCAATCTAGGTGTGAAACAGAACCATGGCAATAAATGGAGTGGAACCTATGTGTTTTTACCAAAATTTGCTTCAGACTTTGCGGGAAGCCTGGATTCACCAGATCTACAGTTGGGCGGACTCGCCTTGTTTGAAAAGCGCTATTCTAGTAGTTACAGCTTAAAATTTGGTAGTTATGTAAGTACAGAACAATTTGGTACTACTATTACTCCGCTTGTAGGGTTGTGGTACAAAAGCGAAAACGATAAGTTTTACATCAACGCGACGCTTCCTATTCGTACAGATGTCAATTACAATTTCACCGAAGATTTTAGTCTAGGTGCCAATTTGGTCACCTCTATAAAAGCCTATAATCTTCAAGAAACCGATTCGCAGTTTTATGTGCAGGAAGAAAGTATACGTTTCGGGCTTTATGCAGCTTACGCATTCTTTGATAACACGATGATCCTAAGAGGAAAAGTAGGTTATGATACTACGGACTATGGTTTATATAATCAAGGAGACACCGTTGGTGCCCAAATATTAACCTTCCAGGTTTCTGGTGACGATCGTACAAGATTGAATACAGAGTTTGATAGCTCGATCTTCTTTGGGCTTGACCTGATCTGGAGAACAGATTTGTAA